Proteins found in one Leptospira bouyouniensis genomic segment:
- a CDS encoding SDR family NAD(P)-dependent oxidoreductase, giving the protein MKKEFWNNSVVVITGASSGIGKALFEELALYPCQMVLLARRAGDIPEPKSKHKDLTIHRVTCDLASPSSVQDAIEWISKRVSHVDVLFNNAGITAHGRFDSLSMEVYQKTFATNFFGPIQFIKGLLPLVAQAKGNIVTTSTVSALYGVPGRAAYSASKSALHAALESLRIESLEEGIGVSLVCVPYTDTALRTSGLDSDGKLLSEAPAKGKRKSAKEVAQVLIKVAEDKEARLVTFNLSGKFLEWMRFFSPKFLEKILYKKLYNDFKIH; this is encoded by the coding sequence ATGAAAAAAGAATTTTGGAACAATAGTGTCGTAGTGATCACTGGGGCATCCAGTGGAATTGGGAAGGCCTTATTTGAGGAACTTGCCCTATACCCTTGCCAAATGGTACTATTGGCCCGACGAGCAGGAGACATCCCCGAACCAAAATCCAAACACAAAGATTTGACCATCCATCGGGTCACATGTGATCTTGCGAGTCCAAGTTCGGTGCAAGACGCCATCGAATGGATTTCAAAACGAGTGAGTCATGTGGACGTTCTGTTTAATAACGCAGGGATTACGGCACATGGTCGGTTTGATTCGCTTTCGATGGAAGTGTACCAAAAGACCTTCGCTACCAATTTTTTTGGACCCATTCAATTCATCAAAGGACTCTTACCCTTGGTGGCCCAAGCCAAAGGGAATATTGTCACAACATCTACTGTTTCAGCTTTGTATGGAGTGCCTGGACGCGCAGCATACTCTGCTTCCAAGTCAGCACTTCATGCCGCACTTGAGTCACTTCGTATCGAAAGTTTAGAGGAAGGGATTGGTGTATCACTTGTCTGTGTCCCTTACACAGACACAGCGTTGCGCACTTCGGGTCTTGACTCTGATGGAAAACTTCTTTCCGAAGCTCCTGCCAAAGGCAAACGTAAGTCGGCTAAAGAAGTAGCTCAAGTACTCATAAAAGTTGCAGAAGACAAAGAAGCAAGGCTTGTGACCTTTAATTTGAGTGGAAAGTTTTTAGAATGGATGCGATTTTTCTCTCCCAAGTTTTTAGAAAAAATTCTCTATAAAAAACTCTACAACGACTTCAAAATACATTGA
- a CDS encoding zinc-dependent alcohol dehydrogenase family protein, translating into MKNKVWEIQGSFGIQNLKEAEREVSETLAPKEVLVRLTATSLNYRDYLMVIGTYNPRQKLPLVPCSDGAGVVEAVGSEVTLWKKGDRVLPIFAQKWIDGAPNMDNLRSTLGGPNDGCLAQYGKFSEEGLVATPSHLTDQEAATLGCAGLTAYNAVVNFGGIEPGSDVLCLGTGGVSLFALQFAKMMGARVIITSSSDEKLARAKTLGADETINYATKSNWERDVRKHTKMAGADLIIEVGGAGTMQKSMMSVKPYGTIALIGVLAGGESSLSLYPILMQGVKVQGIIVGSRADFEKMNRAIEQNKTKPVVDKVFGWEDVPEALEYLQTGKHFGKVVVSWE; encoded by the coding sequence ATGAAGAACAAAGTATGGGAAATCCAAGGGAGTTTTGGAATCCAAAACCTAAAAGAGGCAGAACGTGAGGTATCAGAAACACTCGCACCCAAGGAAGTTCTTGTTCGCCTAACAGCAACTTCACTAAACTATCGTGATTATTTAATGGTGATTGGGACTTACAACCCAAGACAAAAACTCCCCCTTGTGCCTTGTTCTGATGGAGCCGGAGTTGTGGAAGCAGTAGGGTCAGAAGTCACCCTTTGGAAAAAAGGAGACCGGGTCCTTCCCATCTTTGCCCAAAAATGGATCGATGGTGCACCCAATATGGATAACCTTCGTTCCACACTTGGTGGACCCAATGACGGATGTTTGGCGCAATATGGAAAATTCTCGGAAGAAGGACTCGTAGCCACTCCAAGCCATCTAACAGACCAAGAAGCAGCAACACTTGGTTGTGCCGGCCTCACTGCCTATAATGCAGTCGTGAACTTTGGTGGGATCGAACCAGGTAGTGATGTACTTTGCCTTGGTACGGGAGGTGTTTCTTTATTTGCCCTACAATTTGCTAAAATGATGGGAGCTCGTGTTATCATCACGTCCTCAAGCGATGAAAAATTAGCGCGTGCCAAAACTCTCGGTGCTGACGAAACCATCAACTATGCCACCAAGTCCAATTGGGAACGAGATGTCAGAAAACATACAAAAATGGCAGGAGCCGATCTTATAATTGAAGTCGGAGGTGCAGGCACCATGCAAAAGTCCATGATGAGTGTAAAACCTTACGGTACCATTGCTCTTATTGGTGTGCTTGCAGGTGGTGAGTCCAGTTTATCACTCTACCCAATCCTTATGCAAGGTGTGAAAGTACAAGGTATAATTGTGGGTAGCCGTGCCGACTTTGAAAAAATGAACCGGGCGATCGAACAAAACAAAACGAAACCAGTAGTGGACAAAGTGTTCGGCTGGGAAGATGTGCCAGAGGCATTGGAATATTTACAAACGGGAAAACATTTTGGGAAAGTGGTTGTGAGTTGGGAGTGA
- a CDS encoding PAS domain-containing protein, with protein MPTNELKSIFDRISRLASSICNVSYALIIEYTPEKELILANFGLNLLNYSELDIVLDLSNIRPSSKKEILNNLEFDLTSVSENRAIQFFDKIVFPQNNNSKSIILYLFDFKLITFDDEKKDLLQILVKDYDDHLLKTTDLTKSFKRDSTDSIANSDLANQLLANMADGFSVIDSQGKQIKVNRSFLEMTGFNQEELLGSVPPYPYWPEEKLLEINKAFEETLLGNHKNFELTFKRKNGERFPVLLSTGVLKNQNDEPIAFFANIKEISDQKRKEIQIQNATKEIQDITDAVNENSLVSVTDKKGKILKINQKFCELSGYTEEELIGKTHRVINSGYHSKDFWHNVWETILSGKSWKGEIKNRAKDGNEYWVLSVIKPILDEDGNITNFISIRQDITNVKKTEAALQESQARFASIVKVLPDIIFRFDKQGRFLDYHTQETSDLLVPPEVFLNKSVLEILPMYQAKQAIEKIQETLETNKLVTYEYELGEGINTRYWEGRMVPANKDEVLFIARDITSKTLARIELERNKSFLAQTNQVARVGGWDFNKLSGEIIWSDLICEIHELPHGFVPTYDQMANFYTPESWSKLEKAIQLAMSDGTPYDMELQITTVNGRILWVRAIGNAEFKNGTCVRLFGVLQDIDIDKKNRLRIQKSEESLKKAQQIAKMGSWELDLQSNEVTWTEELYKMYGFDPSKPPPHFTEHMKLFTPDSWNQLSLALKTTLETGVPYELELQTIQKDKSKGWMWVRGEAVIENDKIVGLRGMAQDITIKKIHEETIMETSLRLNLATTAANVGVWDYNIRENQLIWDDRMYTIYGISRDSFAGVYEAWKSGIHPEDISRLEFELYQAQKGVKEFNTEFRIIWPEGSIHYIRASAIVIWDQAGNAVRMIGANWDITMEKLFQDSLQQAKDEADRANKAKSEFLANMSHEIRTPLNGVIGFTELLKNTSLNTLQKQYVENAIISSHALLEIINDILDFSKIEAGMLNLEQIKTDFWELAENCIDIVKFSAAKKNIEVLLNIDYRMPRKGIADPVRLRQILINLLSNAVKFTENGEVELKVEFESLDHNRGKYKFSVRDTGIGISDVQKVKLFKAFTQADTSTTRKFGGTGLGLVISDMIANRMDSKIHFDSEIGVGSIFWFEFITNYEEEDLQIEIEKIAKFNRCLIIEDNDLNRNILEGMIQLFRIEFDSCSNGIDARNKLSNSEKYDLIICDCDVLLKDEFDFLQLINEKEKKLGSRIKVILLQSAANELVSIRDESEESFGSSLLKPVKINELAQCLMQNDFVETNEKNSIDDEYSISNSKHLPANNSILIVDDISLNIKLLSMIINKLAPNTTLIDSPSGRDALKKYKDFHPSLIFMDVQMPEMDGYEVTKKIRELENESGEYIPIIALTAAAFREDEEKSKEVGMSDFVTKPVSSNEIKRILEKYHFI; from the coding sequence ATGCCCACAAATGAGTTGAAATCCATTTTTGATAGAATCAGTCGACTTGCTTCCTCAATATGTAATGTTTCTTATGCATTGATCATCGAATACACGCCGGAAAAAGAGCTTATATTAGCAAATTTCGGACTCAATTTGCTGAACTACTCAGAGTTGGATATCGTATTAGATTTATCGAATATTCGCCCATCTTCCAAAAAGGAAATCTTAAACAATCTTGAATTTGATTTAACAAGTGTTAGTGAAAATAGAGCCATTCAATTTTTTGATAAAATTGTATTCCCTCAAAATAACAATTCCAAATCGATCATCTTATATCTGTTTGATTTTAAATTGATTACATTTGATGATGAGAAAAAAGATTTACTGCAAATATTGGTTAAAGATTACGATGACCATTTATTAAAAACAACTGATCTTACAAAATCTTTTAAACGAGATTCAACTGATTCAATTGCAAACAGTGATTTAGCCAACCAACTTTTGGCAAATATGGCTGATGGTTTCTCGGTCATTGACTCACAAGGCAAACAAATCAAAGTGAATCGTTCATTCTTAGAAATGACCGGGTTTAACCAAGAGGAACTTCTGGGAAGCGTGCCTCCGTATCCATATTGGCCAGAAGAAAAGTTGTTAGAAATTAACAAAGCATTCGAAGAAACATTGTTAGGGAATCATAAAAATTTTGAACTTACCTTTAAAAGAAAAAACGGAGAACGATTTCCTGTACTTCTTTCTACGGGTGTGTTAAAAAATCAAAACGATGAACCAATCGCATTTTTTGCCAATATTAAAGAAATTTCAGATCAAAAAAGAAAAGAAATTCAGATACAGAATGCAACAAAGGAGATTCAAGATATCACCGATGCAGTGAATGAAAATTCTTTAGTATCAGTGACGGATAAAAAAGGTAAGATCTTAAAGATAAATCAAAAGTTTTGTGAGTTATCAGGATATACAGAAGAGGAGTTGATTGGTAAAACTCATAGAGTTATAAATTCAGGGTATCATAGTAAGGATTTCTGGCACAATGTTTGGGAAACTATTTTGAGTGGGAAGTCTTGGAAGGGGGAAATTAAAAATCGCGCAAAAGATGGAAACGAATATTGGGTATTATCTGTAATAAAGCCAATTTTGGATGAAGATGGTAATATAACGAACTTCATTTCAATTAGACAGGATATAACAAATGTTAAAAAAACGGAAGCTGCCTTGCAAGAAAGTCAGGCTCGTTTTGCCTCGATAGTAAAAGTATTACCGGATATCATATTCCGATTTGATAAACAGGGGAGATTTTTAGATTATCACACACAAGAAACGTCGGATTTGTTGGTTCCACCGGAAGTTTTCTTAAATAAATCTGTTTTAGAAATTTTACCTATGTATCAAGCAAAACAAGCAATTGAAAAAATTCAAGAGACACTTGAAACTAATAAATTGGTAACATATGAATATGAATTAGGTGAAGGAATTAATACTAGGTATTGGGAAGGTAGGATGGTCCCAGCCAACAAAGATGAAGTATTGTTTATTGCTAGAGACATCACTTCAAAGACTCTTGCAAGAATAGAATTAGAAAGGAATAAAAGTTTTTTAGCACAAACAAATCAAGTAGCCCGAGTTGGAGGTTGGGATTTTAATAAATTATCTGGTGAAATCATATGGTCAGATTTGATCTGTGAAATTCATGAATTGCCTCATGGTTTTGTCCCAACATATGATCAGATGGCAAATTTTTATACTCCTGAGAGTTGGAGTAAATTAGAGAAAGCGATCCAATTAGCAATGTCAGACGGTACTCCTTATGATATGGAGTTACAGATTACAACAGTCAATGGAAGAATCCTTTGGGTGAGAGCCATAGGGAATGCTGAATTTAAAAACGGCACCTGTGTTAGATTATTCGGTGTGTTACAAGATATTGATATCGATAAGAAAAATCGATTACGAATCCAAAAAAGCGAAGAGTCTTTAAAAAAAGCGCAACAGATTGCCAAGATGGGTAGCTGGGAATTAGACTTACAATCAAACGAAGTCACGTGGACAGAAGAATTGTATAAAATGTATGGATTTGATCCTTCAAAACCTCCTCCACATTTTACTGAACATATGAAATTGTTTACGCCGGATAGTTGGAACCAATTATCACTTGCATTGAAAACAACTTTGGAAACTGGAGTACCCTATGAATTAGAGCTTCAAACAATCCAAAAAGATAAAAGTAAAGGTTGGATGTGGGTGAGGGGAGAAGCCGTAATCGAAAACGATAAGATCGTTGGTTTGCGAGGTATGGCTCAAGATATCACAATCAAAAAAATTCATGAAGAAACGATCATGGAAACTTCTCTCCGTTTAAATTTGGCAACAACAGCAGCAAACGTTGGTGTATGGGATTATAACATTCGAGAAAATCAGCTCATTTGGGATGATCGAATGTATACAATTTATGGTATCTCTAGAGATTCCTTTGCAGGTGTATATGAAGCTTGGAAATCGGGAATCCATCCTGAGGATATTTCCAGATTAGAGTTTGAACTTTACCAGGCTCAAAAAGGAGTTAAAGAGTTTAATACAGAATTTCGCATTATATGGCCAGAAGGATCAATACATTATATTCGAGCATCTGCAATTGTTATTTGGGATCAAGCAGGTAATGCGGTGAGAATGATTGGTGCCAATTGGGATATCACAATGGAAAAATTATTTCAGGATTCACTGCAACAAGCAAAAGATGAAGCGGACCGAGCAAATAAAGCAAAAAGTGAGTTTTTAGCAAATATGAGTCATGAAATTCGGACACCATTGAATGGTGTGATCGGATTTACAGAACTTTTGAAGAATACATCTTTAAACACTCTGCAAAAACAATATGTAGAGAATGCAATCATATCAAGTCATGCACTTCTTGAAATTATTAATGATATTCTAGATTTTTCAAAAATTGAAGCTGGTATGCTAAATTTAGAGCAAATCAAAACAGATTTTTGGGAATTAGCTGAGAATTGTATTGATATTGTGAAATTTTCCGCCGCAAAAAAGAATATCGAAGTATTATTGAATATTGATTATCGAATGCCTCGAAAAGGTATCGCTGATCCTGTCCGTCTCAGACAAATTCTCATCAACCTTTTGAGTAATGCAGTCAAGTTTACTGAAAATGGAGAAGTTGAATTGAAGGTTGAATTTGAATCATTAGATCATAATAGAGGGAAATATAAATTTTCAGTAAGAGACACTGGAATTGGAATTTCGGATGTTCAAAAAGTAAAATTATTCAAAGCATTTACGCAAGCCGATACATCTACAACTCGTAAATTTGGGGGGACTGGGTTAGGTTTAGTTATTTCTGATATGATCGCAAATAGAATGGATAGTAAAATTCATTTTGATAGTGAAATCGGAGTAGGTTCCATTTTTTGGTTTGAGTTCATTACAAATTACGAGGAAGAGGATTTACAAATCGAAATTGAAAAAATTGCTAAATTTAATCGTTGTTTAATTATTGAAGACAATGATCTTAATCGTAATATATTAGAAGGTATGATTCAATTGTTTCGAATCGAATTTGATTCTTGTTCAAATGGAATTGATGCTCGGAATAAACTCTCAAATTCAGAAAAATATGATTTAATTATATGTGATTGTGATGTCTTACTCAAAGACGAATTTGATTTTCTCCAATTAATAAATGAGAAGGAAAAGAAATTAGGAAGTCGTATTAAAGTCATTCTTCTACAGTCTGCAGCAAATGAGTTAGTTTCAATACGGGATGAATCTGAGGAAAGTTTTGGCAGTAGTTTGCTGAAACCAGTAAAAATAAATGAACTTGCACAGTGTTTAATGCAAAATGATTTTGTTGAAACAAATGAAAAAAATTCAATTGATGATGAATACTCAATAAGCAATTCGAAACACCTACCAGCCAATAACTCAATTTTGATAGTAGATGATATTTCTCTGAATATTAAACTATTAAGTATGATTATAAATAAGTTGGCCCCCAATACTACTTTGATTGATTCTCCAAGCGGCAGAGATGCTCTCAAAAAATATAAAGATTTTCATCCAAGTTTAATCTTTATGGATGTTCAAATGCCGGAAATGGATGGCTATGAAGTAACAAAAAAAATTAGAGAACTTGAAAATGAAAGTGGGGAGTATATCCCAATCATAGCATTAACAGCAGCTGCATTTCGGGAAGATGAAGAAAAAAGTAAAGAGGTTGGTATGTCAGATTTTGTGACGAAACCAGTCTCATCGAATGAAATCAAAAGAATTTTAGAAAAATATCATTTTATTTGA
- a CDS encoding HAD family hydrolase: MKNLFIFDMDGVILDSEKIYLDMNQKWFHELGINLPIHIHQNYVGISAKIFWNFLKSEFKLKDDIEYYIELEKELKFKTLSSLDLKPTEYLIDFLDFLKMKQCKIALASSSLRKNINLILSKLKISEYFDFIISGEDVVLGKPNPDIFLKVSEYFECNVDHCVVIEDSTNGIKAAKAANMFCIAYYNPNSGNQDLTQADLIINNFRDKKIFELVKV; this comes from the coding sequence ATGAAGAATTTATTTATTTTTGATATGGATGGTGTTATTCTAGACAGCGAAAAAATTTACTTGGATATGAACCAAAAATGGTTTCATGAACTTGGAATTAATTTGCCTATTCATATACATCAAAACTATGTCGGTATATCTGCAAAAATCTTTTGGAATTTTTTAAAATCAGAATTTAAACTAAAAGATGATATCGAGTATTATATTGAATTAGAAAAAGAATTGAAGTTTAAAACTCTATCAAGTTTGGATTTGAAACCTACCGAATATTTAATTGATTTCTTAGACTTCTTGAAAATGAAACAATGTAAGATAGCTCTCGCATCATCTTCTCTAAGAAAGAATATTAATTTAATTCTTAGCAAACTCAAAATTTCTGAATATTTCGATTTCATTATTAGTGGAGAAGATGTTGTTTTGGGAAAACCGAATCCTGATATATTCTTAAAAGTATCTGAATACTTTGAATGTAATGTTGATCATTGTGTTGTGATTGAAGATAGTACAAATGGTATTAAAGCCGCAAAAGCTGCTAATATGTTTTGTATAGCTTATTATAATCCCAATTCTGGAAATCAAGATCTTACTCAAGCTGATTTAATTATCAATAACTTTAGAGATAAAAAAATTTTTGAATTGGTGAAAGTTTAA
- a CDS encoding ZIP family metal transporter — MFVDLLSLHPVVLALLATGFTWFCTAFGAGFVFFFRTVPRPVFNAMLGFASGIMIAASFWSLLLPSIELSENAGQTAWFHVSLGFLSGGLSLYALHKLLPHLHVGLEENRLEGGKSSFQRSLLLILAITLHNIPEGLAVGVAFGALGDGFTYEALMAAMVVAFGIGIQNIPEGAAVSIPLLREGFSAKKSFWYGQLSGFVEPIGGLLGAALVFYVESILPFALSFAAGAMIFVVVEELIPESHTGKETEMSTLGAMFGFVLMMALDVGLG; from the coding sequence ATGTTTGTTGATTTACTTTCTCTCCACCCAGTGGTTTTGGCACTCCTTGCCACTGGTTTCACTTGGTTTTGCACAGCTTTTGGTGCTGGTTTTGTGTTCTTCTTTCGCACTGTGCCAAGGCCTGTGTTTAACGCGATGCTTGGGTTTGCTTCAGGCATTATGATCGCTGCCAGTTTTTGGTCACTTTTACTCCCTTCTATTGAACTTTCGGAAAACGCAGGACAAACTGCATGGTTCCATGTGAGCCTTGGATTTTTGTCAGGTGGACTTAGTTTGTATGCCCTCCACAAACTCCTACCCCACTTACATGTTGGTTTAGAAGAAAATCGTTTAGAAGGAGGTAAGTCATCTTTCCAAAGGAGTTTATTACTCATCCTTGCTATCACCTTACATAATATCCCTGAAGGGCTGGCGGTCGGTGTCGCCTTTGGTGCCTTAGGTGACGGATTCACATATGAAGCACTGATGGCAGCAATGGTCGTTGCTTTTGGGATTGGGATTCAAAACATCCCCGAAGGAGCTGCCGTATCTATCCCTTTGTTACGCGAAGGTTTTAGTGCCAAAAAAAGTTTTTGGTATGGGCAATTATCAGGTTTTGTGGAGCCAATAGGAGGACTTCTCGGTGCGGCGCTTGTGTTTTATGTAGAGAGTATCCTTCCGTTTGCTTTATCATTTGCCGCTGGTGCGATGATTTTTGTGGTGGTGGAGGAACTCATTCCCGAATCCCATACGGGCAAAGAAACGGAAATGTCAACCCTTGGGGCTATGTTTGGTTTTGTGCTCATGATGGCACTTGATGTGGGGCTTGGTTGA
- a CDS encoding DUF6935 domain-containing protein, translated as MKRIVSILLVSFTVSLVAQNLTERKPVSFSSEPSTIEEFKTIQMATANTPEGAAAVLVLAISMYGKNPELGRKAVVLSVLSKNRQKSNKPTAVDGVDLGGSDAYLLGQLDKYKMLPNGYWKGAEPSNGYTPSLPLTVETFTNPYSGDETSGKLKLFVATKGASSYRPVSVEKDADGLWRVKEMSSLFVGMMPAK; from the coding sequence ATGAAACGAATCGTATCCATTCTCCTTGTCTCATTTACAGTTTCCCTTGTGGCTCAAAATTTGACAGAACGCAAACCTGTCAGTTTTTCATCGGAACCAAGTACCATAGAAGAGTTTAAAACCATCCAAATGGCAACGGCTAACACACCTGAAGGTGCTGCGGCCGTCTTAGTCCTTGCCATTTCGATGTACGGGAAAAACCCAGAACTCGGTAGGAAGGCAGTTGTACTTTCCGTTCTCTCGAAAAATAGACAAAAGTCTAATAAACCAACGGCCGTGGACGGAGTGGATTTAGGAGGGAGTGATGCCTACTTACTTGGCCAACTTGACAAATACAAAATGTTGCCAAACGGGTATTGGAAAGGGGCAGAACCATCTAACGGTTATACGCCGAGTTTACCTCTTACTGTTGAAACATTTACCAACCCATACTCCGGAGATGAAACCTCGGGGAAACTCAAACTCTTCGTGGCAACAAAGGGAGCGTCGAGTTACAGACCAGTTTCTGTGGAAAAGGATGCTGATGGACTTTGGCGCGTCAAGGAAATGAGTTCTTTGTTTGTAGGGATGATGCCCGCCAAATAG
- a CDS encoding LA_2478/LA_2722/LA_4182 family protein, with the protein MKKILTLVLILSPLLLTSQTLKDAKEFQALSKKMCAKTSECMKEKLKDLPPEQRKMIESQFVNGNVCESRYKQYVVEGQKPASNEKPTKKLTKQDIEDMKQCAKEMAAFSCADLEEGKVPSACEKFQSEEE; encoded by the coding sequence ATGAAAAAAATTTTAACTTTGGTTTTAATCCTTTCCCCACTTCTTCTCACCTCACAGACATTAAAGGATGCAAAAGAATTCCAAGCACTCTCCAAAAAAATGTGTGCCAAAACCTCTGAATGTATGAAAGAAAAATTAAAAGACCTTCCTCCTGAACAACGGAAAATGATCGAATCACAATTTGTGAATGGCAATGTCTGTGAATCACGATACAAACAATACGTAGTGGAAGGCCAAAAACCTGCATCCAATGAAAAACCAACTAAAAAACTCACCAAACAAGACATCGAAGACATGAAACAATGTGCAAAAGAAATGGCGGCTTTTTCTTGTGCTGATTTGGAGGAAGGGAAAGTACCTTCTGCTTGTGAAAAATTCCAATCCGAAGAGGAGTAA
- a CDS encoding amino acid--tRNA ligase-related protein: MHVLPKDTLIFRSKLLQTVREILVRNDFMEVDTPTLKPIVGMEPYLDPFEVMSPSGKEKGYLITSPEYSLKQMLATGLSRIFELAHTYRSGEVGSSYHTKEFLMLELYAEGMDDVVLRHFIEKFLRELIFSVGIPKHQNQISKPGWIRHFSVKEVFHIHLGHGFEKENLIKTITKLKLTATPNEELENWQYEDLFFLVFLNCIEPKLGDGIVFLYDYPPQCAALARIDSGVAKRFEIYWDGLELANAFYELNDPEEQRKRFKEEQMLRAKLGKDVFPIDEDFVTALGNGFPNCSGISIGMDRLALKLTGKKSLSDVSPYWMEM, encoded by the coding sequence TTGCACGTTTTACCAAAAGATACACTCATTTTTCGTTCCAAACTTTTACAAACTGTAAGGGAAATATTGGTAAGGAATGATTTTATGGAAGTGGATACACCGACACTAAAACCTATCGTTGGAATGGAACCATACTTGGATCCTTTTGAAGTCATGTCTCCTTCTGGGAAAGAAAAAGGTTACCTCATCACTTCACCTGAATACAGCTTAAAACAAATGTTGGCGACGGGTCTATCTCGTATCTTTGAACTCGCTCATACTTACAGATCTGGCGAAGTGGGGAGTTCCTACCATACAAAAGAATTTCTGATGTTAGAACTCTATGCAGAAGGGATGGATGATGTGGTTTTGCGTCATTTTATCGAAAAATTTCTACGAGAACTCATCTTCTCTGTGGGGATTCCAAAACACCAAAACCAAATTTCCAAACCTGGATGGATTCGGCATTTTAGTGTGAAGGAAGTATTCCACATCCACCTTGGGCATGGGTTTGAAAAAGAAAATTTAATTAAGACCATCACCAAACTCAAATTAACAGCCACACCTAACGAGGAATTAGAAAACTGGCAATACGAAGATTTATTCTTTTTGGTCTTCTTGAATTGTATTGAGCCAAAATTAGGTGATGGAATTGTTTTTTTATATGATTACCCGCCGCAATGTGCGGCCCTTGCACGGATTGATTCGGGAGTTGCCAAACGATTTGAAATTTATTGGGATGGATTGGAACTTGCGAATGCTTTTTATGAATTGAATGACCCCGAAGAACAACGCAAACGATTTAAAGAAGAACAAATGTTACGTGCCAAATTGGGCAAAGATGTATTTCCCATTGATGAAGATTTTGTCACTGCTTTAGGGAATGGATTTCCCAATTGTTCGGGGATCTCAATTGGAATGGACCGATTGGCTTTGAAACTCACGGGGAAAAAAAGTTTAAGCGATGTGAGTCCGTACTGGATGGAAATGTAG
- a CDS encoding DUF4279 domain-containing protein → MELGTQRELKSWAMFAISGTRLRPLEVTEKLGIKPDYYHGGDVKDIENMTIPSHWQLNSKLGPEFSAQDHIWDILKSLGPVRKELKEFTENFDSTIYVSVEFASEFTKGVTLDKRTMLLLGEMGVQLEIIPWDLGETP, encoded by the coding sequence ATGGAATTGGGAACACAAAGAGAACTAAAATCGTGGGCGATGTTTGCCATCAGTGGGACAAGGCTTCGTCCCTTGGAAGTAACGGAAAAATTAGGCATCAAACCTGACTATTACCACGGTGGGGATGTGAAAGACATCGAAAATATGACAATTCCGAGTCATTGGCAGCTCAATTCTAAGTTAGGGCCAGAGTTCTCTGCGCAAGATCATATTTGGGACATCCTCAAATCACTGGGACCTGTTCGAAAAGAACTGAAGGAGTTCACTGAAAACTTCGATTCTACGATTTACGTCTCCGTTGAATTTGCATCCGAATTTACAAAAGGGGTCACACTCGACAAACGTACGATGCTTTTGTTAGGTGAAATGGGAGTGCAGTTGGAGATTATCCCCTGGGATCTCGGTGAGACTCCCTGA
- a CDS encoding response regulator transcription factor gives MKNILVIEDDPDIGNLIRKSLDSAHYTTSVFENGEDGLKFYKSNHPDLVILDLSLPDIDGMEICRSIRKSDESTPIFILSARTEEIDRIMGLELGADDYITKPFSVRELKTRVDVFFRRWDKKIGIKPNVGQAGEIIRGALKIDSIRRRVTLNENIINISRKEFDILQLLAGSPGKVFSREMILESVWGVEWDGFERMIDSHIKRIRSKLEKNSAQPEWIETIWGIGYRFTDNFENIVVPD, from the coding sequence ATGAAAAATATTTTGGTAATTGAGGACGATCCGGACATCGGGAACCTAATCCGGAAATCTCTCGATTCAGCTCACTACACCACCTCCGTTTTTGAAAATGGCGAAGATGGATTGAAATTTTATAAATCCAATCACCCTGATTTGGTGATTCTTGACCTTTCACTTCCAGACATTGATGGAATGGAAATCTGCCGAAGCATTCGTAAATCGGACGAAAGTACTCCCATTTTTATCCTCTCTGCAAGAACAGAAGAAATAGATCGAATCATGGGACTCGAGTTAGGTGCTGATGATTATATCACAAAACCTTTTTCCGTTCGTGAACTCAAAACCCGTGTGGATGTTTTCTTTCGCAGATGGGATAAAAAAATTGGGATCAAACCAAATGTGGGCCAAGCGGGTGAAATCATTCGTGGAGCCTTAAAGATTGATTCCATCCGTCGTCGTGTGACATTAAACGAAAACATCATCAACATCTCACGTAAAGAATTCGACATTTTACAACTGCTCGCTGGTTCTCCAGGCAAAGTTTTTTCTCGTGAAATGATTTTGGAATCTGTTTGGGGAGTGGAATGGGATGGATTTGAAAGGATGATCGACAGCCATATCAAACGCATTCGTTCCAAACTGGAAAAAAATTCCGCACAACCAGAATGGATTGAAACTATTTGGGGAATTGGATACCGATTCACAGACAATTTTGAAAACATTGTAGTGCCAGATTAA